The Drosophila mauritiana strain mau12 chromosome 2R, ASM438214v1, whole genome shotgun sequence genome has a segment encoding these proteins:
- the LOC117137395 gene encoding serendipity locus protein alpha: MEVLRKKLEACLLILNRNNAANTNWLNDLCAVLLEFATLAHSSFCSQGQSECSELVCLCLSQIMICIRQVESTMKLECGTSISVSHQYFLDRIRWCLKRLMHLYSGESSGEAVAPERSFLKLVDGALDCLAQFTSHSEENNDISNCPKTPQQVLPLSQKLRANIDLILGQSLGFANVALSQDKRALSALCQKVIRECNAFQEECKESSSANYLSTLKLRAMTMDQAIYQLEDFINDALLRLVFTCFLDFEKFSVDKIRALLRNSPDNDDLADECIADFDVNIDRATQIGIFAISFAPNLKMKTIMRSCLASFESLDTTLIPSLQAHGSDLHSDILEQHFNEEVAKFKATLQEIIDSRALLGCCLEILTSGISATEKLFDKQRLEDLIQISLLLVEHFQLEVNRKGLSETQNQLGEEYYQQFIRVLRECKAILMCASQVEPQRILKRFKILRTILRKLHGSLGAGKQEEELPILLAPLLVDDTKGLNEDETNFSGFKTARGGSILYDTERRNRVTRRTDNKLPTNTLDIKSEKAKPNGNVLRRESLRTVMFKRQNIAESRKLYTSMSNQSTDLQITDILDQLTGMSNGYFEC; this comes from the exons ATGGAAGTTTTGCGTAAGAAGCTAGAGGCCTGCTTGCTGATACTGAACAGGAACAATGCAGCAAATACAAACTGGCTGAAT GATCTGTGCGCCGTGCTATTGGAATTCGCTACCTTGGCCCACAGCTCATTCTGCTCCCAGGGGCAGTCAGAGTGTTCGGAGCTGGTGTGCCTCTGCCTCAGCCAGATTATGATCTGCATTCGCCAGGTGGAGAGCACCATGAAACTAGAATGCGGCACCTCAATCTCG GTAAGTCATCAGTACTTTCTGGACCGCATTCGCTGGTGCCTGAAGCGCCTCATGCATCTCTACAGCGGAGAATCGAGTGGCGAAGCAGTCGCTCCGGAGCGCTCGTTCCTTAAGCTGGTGGATGGCGCGCTGGATTGTTTGGCGCAGTTCACCTCGCACAGTGAGGAAAACAACGATATCTCCAACTGTCCGAAGACTCCCCAGCAAGTCCTTCCACTCAGCCAGAAGTTGCGCGCCAACATTGATTTGATCTTGGGTCAATCCCTGGGATTCGCCAATGTGGCTTTGTCGCAGGACAAGAGAGCTCTCAGTGCCTTGTGCCAAAAG GTCATCCGCGAGTGCAATGCCTTTCAGGAGGAGTGTAAGGAGTCTTCCAGTGCCAACTACCTGTCCACCCTTAAGCTGCGGGCCATGACCATGGATCAGGCGATTTACCAGTTGGAGGACTTTATCAACGATGCGCTTCTGCGCTTGGTATTCACATGCTTTCTGGACTTCGAGAAGTTTTCGGTGGACAAAATTAGAGCGCTGTTGAGGAACAGCCCAGATAATGATGATCTGGCCGATGAGTGCATAGCGGACTTTGATGTGAACATAGATCGCGCCACTCAGATAGGCATTTTTGCCATTTCCTTTGCGCCCAACTTGAAAa TGAAAACCATAATGCGCAGCTGTCTGGCCTCTTTTGAGTCACTGGACACAACTCTGATACCTTCTCTGCAGGCCCATGGTTCCGATTTGCACTCGGACATCCTAGAGCAGCACTTCAACGAGGAGGTGGCCAAGTTCAAGGCAACGCTGCAGGAGATCATCGACAGCCGCGCCCTCCTGGGTTGTTGCCTGGAGATACTGACCTCAGGGATAAGTGCAACGGAGAAGCTTTTCGATAAGCAGCGATTGGAGGACTTGATCCAAATCTCTTTGCTTCTAGTCGAGCACTTTCAGCTGGAAGTCAATCGAAAGGGGCTAAGCGAAACGCAGAACCAATTGGGGGAAGAGTACTACCAGCAGTTCATCCGGGTACTGCGCGAGTGCAAGGCCATTTTGATGTGCGCATCCCAGGTGGAGCCGCAGAGAATCCTCAAGCGCTTCAAGATCTTGCGCACGATCTTGCGCAAACTGCACGGTTCCCTGGGAGCTGGTAAACAAGAGGAGGAACTTCCTATTCTCCTGGCTCCCCTTTTAGTGGATGATACCAAGGGTTTAAATGAAGACGAAACCAACTTCTCTGGCTTTAAAACAGCCCGAGGCGGCAGTATTCTCTACGACACAGAGCGTAGGAATAGAGTAACTAGAAGAACGGACAACAAGCTACCCACAAATACCTTGGACATTAAGTCGGAAAAGGCAAAACCCAATGGAAATGTGCTGAGAA GGGAAAGTTTACGGACTGTCATGTTCAAGCGGCAGAATATAGCTGAAAGCAGAAAGCTATACACCTCCATGAGTAATCAGTCCACGGATCTACAAATCACAG ATATACTCGACCAACTCACTGGAATGTCCAATGGATACTTTGAATGCTGA
- the LOC117137398 gene encoding stromal membrane-associated protein 2: MSSSNAGQRTKLIQEKCQTLLTQMLRDEDNKYCVDCDAKGPRWASWNLGMFLCIRCAGIHRNLGVHISRVKSVNLDTWTPEQVISLQQMGNSRARAVYEAQLPDGFRRPQTDTALENFIRAKYEHKKYLAREWVPPSPPKVDWAKEIDEELERQKRKKKSTQAQATLGLVGVAGGSGDKRLSGSSASALKNTPLPAPLPKPKPNQVGGCSPKTTQRIQLNNSGASSAGESDLLGLSSPTKPIVATSASQDLQNESFTSFLSAESIAGQPDKPNGSNGDAANLMGSKPNSLAQEEQDFFNQGSLGAGGSEKDQSGKMSKDSILALYGSAPATHNPQMNFGGFTGMAPGGYMHQQQQQQIPHQFMTPPNSVSMYNSPVMAAPNAFSNAAISSATAMSMGGSHGFTGAQFPSTGGSPYAAAGQAAATNLMQTNQSILSGMPLFGAVPQQQQQHQQHQQQQLQQQHHPQLGGLSMNLMQPLPSGLNIGQPPQGAGGFAATGPTTSSVPSNLNQQFGNLNIGNVWQ; the protein is encoded by the exons ATGAGCTCCTCGAATGCGGGACAGCGCACGAAGCTAATTCAGGAGAAGTGCCAGACCCTCCTGACGCAAATGCTCCGCGACGAGGACAACAAGTACTGCGTGGACTGCGATGCCAAGG GTCCGCGCTGGGCCTCCTGGAACCTGGGCATGTTCCTCTGCATCCGCTGCGCCGGCATCCATCGCAACCTGGGCGTGCACATATCGCGCGTCAAGTCCGTCAACCTGGACACTTGGACGCCGGAGCAGGTGATCTCGCTGCAGCAGATGGGCAACTCGCGGGCTCGCGCCGTCTACGAGGCGCAGCTGCCGGACGGCTTCCGTCGCCCGCAGACGGACACAGCGCTTGAGAACTTCATACGGGCCAAGTACGAGCACAAGAAGTACCTGGCACGCGAGTGGGTGCCTCCCTCGCCGCCGAAAGTGGACTGGGCCAAGGAGATCGACGAGGAGCTGGAGCGCCAGAAGCGCAAGAAGAAGAGCACGCAGGCACAGGCCACTTTGGGCCTGGTTGGAGTGGCCGGTGGCAGCGGCGACAAGCGCCTGTCCGGGTCATCTGCGTCGGCGCTCAAGAACACCCCCCTGCCCGCACCGCTGCCAAAGCCGAAACCCAACCAGGTCGGCGGCTGCAGCCCAAAGACGACGCAGCGCATCCAACTGAACAACAGTGGCGCCAGCAGTGCCGGCGAAAGCGACCTCTTGGGCCTGTCCTCGCCCACCAAGCCCATTGTCGCGACCAGTGCCAGCCAAGACCTGCAAAACGAAAGTTTCACCAGCTTTCTCAGCGCCGAATCGATTGCCGGACAGCCGGATAAGCCGAACGGCAGCAACGGCGACGCCGCCAATTTGATGGGCTCGAAGCCGAACTCGCTGGCACAAGAGGAGCAGGACTTCTTCAACCAGGGCTCACTGGGCGCCGGCGGCAGCGAGAAGGATCAGTCCGGAAAGATGTCCAAGGACAGCATTCTGGCGCTGTACGGCAGTGCGCCAGCCACCCACAACCCCCAGATGAACTTTGGCGGCTTCACGGGCATGGCCCCAGGCGGCTATatgcaccagcagcagcaacagcagatcCCCCACCAGTTCATGACACCGCCGAACTCGGTGAGCATGTACAATTCGCCAGTTATGGCTGCGCCTAATGCGTTCAGCAATGCTGCTATCAGCAGTGCCACTGCGATGAGCATGGGCGGCTCCCATGGCTTCACTGGAGCCCAGTTTCCCAGCACCGGGGGCAGTCCCTATGCTGCCGCAGGCCAGGCAGCGGCAACGAATCTTATGCAAACGAACCAGAGCATCCTCAGTGGGATGCCGCTCTTTGGAGCTGTTCctcaacagcagcaacagcatcagcaacatcagcagcagcagcttcagcagcaacatcaccCACAGCTTGGCGGCCTCTCCATGAACTTAATGCAGCCCCTGCCCAGTGGGCTGAACATTGGCCAACCGCCACAAGGAGCGGGCGGATTCGCCGCCACGGGACCCACCACCTCTTCAGTACCGTCAAATCTGAACCAGCAGTTTGGGAATCTTAATATCGGTAATGTGTGGCAATAA
- the LOC117138201 gene encoding protein FAM8A1 codes for MGEQGEETGQKPTERSTKEAYFESLAVWAKQATLAQNAKLMFPYYLMANYPTMFPGLASSAALQAAAMGHPQTLAQGAAAAPGEPAASPENPAAEPRSPAPNFSGLRILGEAAQVDIIQRLGGYEYVLAPFWKRAVAETIDMFILFIVKIIITFGVVNLFNIEFDEDVIRRTLDQEDLFANFFDTSLDFISMSTDLLLIEMLTRLIVCCYEALWTFLFHGATPGKSLMKIRIYYVEAVMPLQGPPLPQFVLQPQREPMRALLYPPQTPSLMRSFARALIKNLGMTLLFPICVLMVFFKNNRTAYDVLTKTIVVENNSIAVFRTQAQPQRNNR; via the coding sequence ATGGGTGAACAAGGAGAGGAGACGGGTCAGAAGCCAACGGAGCGTTCCACCAAGGAAGCCTACTTCGAGAGCCTCGCCGTGTGGGCCAAACAGGCGACGCTGGCCCAGAATGCGAAGCTCATGTTTCCCTACTACCTGATGGCCAACTATCCGACCATGTTTCCGGGACTGGCTTCTTCCGCTGCCCTCCAAGCAGCAGCCATGGGACATCCCCAAACACTGGCTCAGGGCGCGGCTGCTGCGCCGGGAGAACCAGCTGCATCGCCTGAAAACCCTGCTGCAGAGCCTCGTTCGCCTGCGCCAAACTTCAGCGGCCTGCGGATATTGGGCGAGGCGGCCCAGGTGGATATCATACAGCGTCTGGGCGGATACGAATACGTTCTGGCGCCTTTTTGGAAGCGCGCCGTGGCGGAGACCATCGACATGTTCATCCTTTTCATAGTGAAAATCATCATAACCTTCGGGGTGGTAAACCTGTTTAATATAGAGTTCGATGAGGACGTGATTCGTCGCACCCTGGACCAAGAAGACCTCTTCGCGAACTTCTTTGACACATCACTAGATTTTATTTCGATGTCCACCGACCTCCTGCTAATCGAAATGCTGACCAGGCTCATCGTTTGCTGCTACGAGGCGCTGTGGACATTCCTGTTTCATGGGGCTACGCCGGGCAAGTCGCTGATGAAGATACGCATATACTATGTGGAGGCCGTGATGCCGCTTCAGGGGCCGCCCCTTCCACAGTTCGTCCTCCAGCCGCAGAGGGAGCCGATGAGGGCTCTGCTTTATCCGCCACAGACTCCCTCGCTGATGCGTTCCTTTGCCCGCGCGCTGATCAAGAACCTGGGGATGACCCTGCTCTTCCCCATCTGCGTGTTGATGGTCTTCTTCAAGAACAACCGCACCGCCTACGACGTCCTAACAAAAACAATTGTGGTCGAGAACAATTCCATCGCCGTGTTCCGCACCCAGGCGCAACCGCAGCGCAATAATCGCTGA
- the LOC117138202 gene encoding aminoacyl tRNA synthase complex-interacting multifunctional protein 1: MLRRAATTVGSACKNYGQNCAKLAKNKRTMADLQQIASNNERAEALINSIEAEISGIQQQLVERQKQELIKENAALAKEVEAALAQLVQLELRNGKKQIPVPGARGLCTSAAPVVPPAEAGPATAAQAPKPVKEPKEKKVKEKKPAAEKPAAAPEAPVDVGRLDLRVGKIVEVGRHPDADSLYLEKIDCGEAAPRTVVSGLVKFVPLEEMQNRLVVVMCNLKPAKMRGVTSEAMVMCASTPEKVEVLSPPAGAVPGDLVHCEGYPRQPDAQLNPKKKIFESCAPDLKTNGDLVACYKGAALHVPGKGNVVAQTLKNVNVK; the protein is encoded by the exons ATGCTGCGTAGAGCTGCCACGACTGTGGGATCCGCATGTAAAAATTACGGCCAGAATTGCGCAAAACTcgcgaaaaacaaaagaacCATGGCCGATCTGCAGCAGATTGCGAGCAACAACGAGCGCGCCGAGGCGTTGATCAACTCCATTGAAGCCGAG ATTTCCGGCATCCAGCAGCAACTTGTGGAGCGCCAGAAGCAGGAGCTGATCAAGGAGAACGCTGCACTGGCCAAGGAAGTTGAGGCGGCTTTGGCCCAGCTGGTGCAGCTGGAGCTGCGAAATGGCAAGAAACAGATACCGGTGCCTGGAGCCCGGGGTCTCTGCACCAGTGCGGCCCCAGTAGTCCCGCCGGCAGAGGCTGGACCTGCTACCGCTGCCCAGGCTCCTAAGCCGGTCAAGGAGCCCAAGGAAAAGAAGGTCAAAGAGAAGAAACCGGCCGCCGAGAAGCCCGCCGCCGCCCCGGAGGCTCCTGTCGACGTCGGTCGCCTGGATTTACGCGTGGGCAAGATTGTGGAGGTGGGTCGCCATCCCGACGCCGACAGCTTGTATCTGGAAAAGATCGACTGTGGCGAGGCGGCTCCACGCACCGTGGTGTCCGGCCTGGTGAAGTTCGTGCCCCTGGAGGAGATGCAAAACCGCCTGGTGGTGGTCATGTGTAACCTGAAGCCGGCCAAAATGCGCGGCGTCACCTCAGAGGCTATGGTCATGTGCGCCTCTACACCGGAAAAGGTGGAAGTGCTCAGTCCGCCGGCCGGAGCTGTTCCCGGCGACCTGGTTCACTGCGAGGGCTATCCGCGCCAGCCGGACGCCCAGCTTAACCCCAAGAAGAAGATCTTCGAGTCGTGTGCCCCGGATCTGAAGACCAACGGCGACCTGGTGGCCTGCTACAAGGGCGCCGCTCTCCATGTTCCCGGCAAGGGCAACGTGGTGGCCCAAACCCTGAAGAACGTCAATGTGAAGTAA